One Trichosurus vulpecula isolate mTriVul1 chromosome 7, mTriVul1.pri, whole genome shotgun sequence genomic region harbors:
- the TCHH gene encoding trichohyalin yields MPQLLKSIIDIIEVYNEYAQTDSDGTSLSKKALKNLLQREFGDILRRPHDPQTVELVLQLLDRDRNGHVDCKEYLLLVFKIAQACYYALSRATGNEEKRRVKLEEKSERSQEENQRRRGARERQLQEEEELQRAEQERELQRNEGRQKLERSSASKEEQLQRQEQERRLQERERRLQERERQRLEEEQLQRPGRERQRERQIREEEEKLTLEREQERRRREQRQESAEGYRRQEQERQQRERQRERQEERLQERAEQGLEEAQQLRRQEERQAREQGESRGLRLQWQLEREVQGRQNKLYSKPRRQEDGQFLEEELRRRQQREERQRRQERERQLLEEEALQRQDRFGQLRDRDVDYRFQEEQERQRREEEQARRRQIRDQQRQEEERRRDLKVQWLPEEEAERRRNRLYSRPSEQERRAQRERQLREEEERELQQQERRRLQEQREQLYREEEQLQQEEEQLRRRQEREDGRRLEERERQLRDEEALQRQDRFGQLRDRDVDDRFQEEQERQRREEEQARRRQILQWLPEEEAQRRRNRLYSKPSEEEQLREEEEQLQRLERERRRQEQRDRKYREEEQLREEEDELQRLEQEVEKRREALEKRRRREQRDGQYREEEQLREEEELQRLEQEVEKRREELEKRRRREQRDRQSREEEQLREEEEELQRLEQERDRQSREEEQLREEEEELQRLEQERDRKYREEEQLQRLEREEKRRRQEQRDRQYREEEKLQEDEEQRRREQRDGQYREEEQLREEEEELQRLEQERDRKYREEEQLQEEEEQLRRLEREEKRRRQEQRDRKYREEEQLREEEEQLQEEEEQLQRLEQEEEQLREEEEQLQRLELEEKRLRLQQQDRQYREEEQLQQEREQERRSRQEQDGKFSDEEPLYQEEREEAKRLRQSRDRKFREEQEFRGQDQERRKRLLQARDRQLQEEEETYPQERDRQYRKERRSQEARDRQFPEEEGALSQQREEQRRRLEQEEERFLRKEREQELTGRQERDRRFREEEQLRRQEREQELRRRQERDRTFPREEQLREQELEQEQRRRQERDRKFREQEQSLQQAVEEERRRRLEQDRKFREEEQLYREEQEQRRRQEPARRFREEEQLLQQEEEEEQRRRQEGDRKFREEEQLRRQELEQEQRRQERERKFREEEQLRRQELEQEQRRRQERDGKFREEEQLRRQELEQEQRLQERSRKFREEEQLRRQDLEQEQRRQERERKFREEEQLRRQELEQEQRRRQERDRKFREEEQLRRQELEQEQRLQERSRKFREEEQLRRQDLEQEQRRQERERKFREEEQLRRQELEQEQRRQERDRKFREEEQLRRQELEQEQRRQERDRKFREEEQLRRQELEQEQRRQERDRKFREEEQFRRQELEQEQRRQERERKFREEEQLRRQELEQERRRQERDRKFREEEQLRRQEREGQRYRQEIDSQTPGQLRDRQSREEDKSRRQAQEFSSRQISKPIVRSSPLYEYIQEQRSQYRP; encoded by the exons ATGCCTCAGCTACTGAAAAGCATCATTGATATCATCGAAGTTTACAACGAATATGCACAAACTGATTCTGATGGAACATCACTGAGCAAAAAAGCCCTGAAGAATCTCCTGCAGAGGGAGTTTGGAGATATCCTCCGG AGACCACACGACCCCCAGACCGTGGAACTGGTCCTGCAACTTCTCGATCGAGATCGTAACGGGCATGTCGATTGCAAAGAGTATCTCTTACTAGTGTTCAAAATAGCTCAGGCTTGTTATTATGCGCTTAGCCGGGCCACCGGGAACGAAGAGAAGAGACGAGTTAAACTAGAGGAAAAGAGCGAAAGGTCACAAGAGGAAAACCAGAGGAGGCGCGGCGCCCGGGAGAGGCAACTCCAAGAGGAAGAAGAGCTGCAAAGAGCCGAACAGGAACGCGAACTGCAGCGAAATGAAGGGCGCCAGAAGCTGGAGAGGTCGAGCGCCTCTAAGGAAGAGCAGCTGCAGCGCCAAGAGCAAGAAAGGCGACTCCAGGAGCGCGAGAGGCGGCTGCAGGAGCGCGAGAGGCAGCGCTTGGAGGAAGAGCAGCTGCAAAGACCcgggagggaaagacagagagagaggcagatccgggaagaagaggagaaactgACACTGGAGCGAGAGCAAGAGCGTCGCCGCCGCGAACAGAGACAGGAGAGCGCAGAAGGGTACAGAAGGCAAGAGCAGGAGAGGCAGCAAAGGGAGCGACAGAGAGAGCGCCAGGAAGAAAGGCTGCAGGAACGTGCAGAGCAGGGCTTGGAGGAAGCGCAGCAGCTACGACGTCAAGAAGAAAGACAGGCCCGCGAGCAAGGTGAGAGCCGCGGCCTCCGACTGCAGTGGCAGCTGGAAAGAGAAGTTCAAGGTCGGCAGAACAAACTCTACTCTAAGCCCCGCAGGCAGGAGGATGGCCAATTCCTGGAGGAAGAGCTGAGACGCCGacaacagagagaggagagacagcgGCGCCAGGAGCGAGAGAGGCAGTTGCTCGAGGAAGAGGCGTTGCAGCGTCAGGACAGGTTCGGTCAGCTGCGGGATAGGGACGTTGACTACCGCTTCCAGGAGGAGCAGGAAAGACAGCGACGTGAAGAGGAGCAGGCTCGCCGGCGACAGATACGCGACCAGCAGCGCCAAGAGGAGGAGCGGCGCCGCGACCTCAAAGTCCAGTGGCTGCCGGAAGAAGAAGCCGAGAGACGCCGAAACCGACTCTACTCCAGGCCCTCTGAACAAGAACGTCGGGCCCAACGAGAGAGGCAgctgagagaggaagaggagcgCGAGCTTCAGCAGCAAGAGAGGAGGAGGCTCCAGGAGCAGAGGGAGCAGCTGTATCGCGAGGAAGAGCAGCTTCAACAGGAAGAAGAGCAGCTCCGACGGCGCCaggagagagaggatggaaggCGCCTTGAGGAGCGAGAGAGGCAGCTGCGCGACGAAGAGGCGTTGCAGCGTCAGGACAGGTTCGGTCAGCTGCGGGATAGGGACGTCGACGACCGCTTCCAGGAGGAGCAGGAAAGACAGCGACGTGAAGAGGAGCAGGCTCGCCGGCGACAGATAC TCCAGTGGCTGCCAGAAGAAGAAGCCCAGAGACGCCGTAACCGACTCTACTCCAAACCCTCTGA AGAAGAACAGCTccgggaggaggaagagcagctgCAACGCCTGGAGAGGGAG AGGAGGCGCCAGGAGCAGCGGGACAGAAAGTACCGAGAGGAAGAGCAGCTCCGGGAGGAAGAAGACGAGCTTCAGCGCCTGGAACAGGAGGTAGAAAAGAGACGTGAGGCGTTAGAAAAGAGGAGGCGCCGGGAGCAGCGAGACGGACAGTACCGGGAGGAAGAGCAGCTCCGGGAGGAAGAAGAGCTCCAGCGCCTGGAACAGGAGGTAGAAAAGAGACGTGAGGAGTTAGAGAAGAGGAGGCGCCGggagcagagagacagacagtccCGGGAGGAAGAGCAGCTccgagaggaagaagaagagcttCAGCGCCTGGAACAGGAG agagacagacagtccCGGGAGGAAGAGCAGCTccgagaggaagaagaagagcttCAGCGCCTGGAACAGGAG CGGGACAGAAAGTACCGAGAGGAAGAACAGCTCCAGCgcctggagagagaggagaagaggaggcgCCAGGAGCAGCGAGATAGACAGTACCGGGAGGAAGAGAAGCTCCAGGAGGACGAAGAGCA GAGGCGCCGGGAGCAGCGAGACGGACAGTACCGGGAGGAAGAACAGCTCCGCGAGGAGGAAGAAGAGCTTCAGCGCCTGGAACAGGAG CGGGACAGAAAGTACCGGGAGGAAGAACAGCTCCAGGAGGAAGAAGAACAGCTCCGGCgcctggagagggaggagaagaggaggcgCCAGGAGCAGCGGGACAGAAAGTACCGAGAGGAAGAACAGCTccgggaggaagaagagcagctccaggaggaggaagagcagctcCAGCGCCTGGAACAGGAG GAAGAGCAGCTccgggaggaggaagagcagctcCAGCGCCTGGAACTGGAGGAGAAAAGACTTCGCCTGCAGCAGCAAGACCGGCAATACCGGGAGGAGGAGCA ACTCCAACAAGAGCGAGAACAAGAAAGGAGAAGCCGCCAGGAGCAAGATGGGAAATTCTCGGATGAAGAACCGTTGTACCAAGAGGAACGAGAAGAAGCGAAAAGACTTCGTCAGAGCAGAGACAGGAAGTTCCGCGAGGAGCAGGAGTTTCGCGGGCAGGaccaagagagaaggaaaagactccTCCAGGCCCGAGACAGACAActccaggaggaagaggagacctACCCTCAGGAGCGAGACAGACAATACCGTAAGGAACGGCGCTCCCAGGAGGCCCGGGACAGGCAATTCCCGGAGGAAGAGGGCGCGCTCTCTCAGCAACGAGAGGAACAGAGACGCAGGCTGGAACAAGAGGAAGAGCGGTTCCTCAGGAAGGAGCGGGAGCAAGAACTGACAGGACGTCAAGAACGAGACAGAAGATTTCGCGAGGAAGAGCAGCTCCGTCGCCAGGAAAGAGAACAAGAGCTAAGACGCCGTCAAGAACGAGACAGGACATTCCCCAGGGAAGAGCAGCTGAGGGAGCAAGAACTAGAGCAAGAACAGAGACGCAGGCAGGAACGAGACAGAAAATTCCGAGAGCAAGAGCAAAGCCTCCAGCAAGCagtagaagaagaaaggagacgCCGTCTAGAACAAGACAGGAAGTTTCGTGAGGAAGAACAGCTTTACAGAGAGGAGCAGGAGCAAAGACGTCGACAAGAACCAGCCAGGAGGTTCCGTGAGGAAGAACAGCTCCTccagcaggaagaggaggaagagcagaggCGCCGTCAGGAAGGCGACAGGAAATTCCGTGAGGAGGAGCAGCTCCGCAGACAAGAGCTAGAGCAGGAGCAGAGACGCCAGGAACGGGAGAGGAAATTCCGTGAGGAAGAGCAGCTCCGCAGACAGGAACTAGAGCAGGAGCAGAGGCGCCGTCAGGAACGCGACGGAAAATTCCGTGAAGAGGAGCAACTGCGCAGACAGGAGCTAGAGCAGGAGCAAAGACTCCAAGAACGGAGCAGAAAATTCCGTGAGGAGGAGCAGCTCCGCAGACAAGACCTAGAGCAGGAGCAGAGGCGCCAGGAACGGGAGAGGAAATTCCGTGAGGAAGAGCAGCTCCGCAGACAGGAACTAGAGCAGGAGCAGAGGCGCCGTCAGGAACGCGACAGAAAATTCCGTGAAGAGGAGCAACTGCGCAGACAGGAGCTAGAGCAGGAGCAAAGACTCCAAGAACGGAGCAGAAAATTCCGTGAGGAGGAGCAGCTCCGCAGACAAGACCTAGAGCAGGAGCAGAGGCGCCAGGAACGAGAGAGGAAATTCCGTGAGGAAGAGCAGCTCCGCAGACAGGAACTAGAGCAGGAGCAGAGGCGCCAGGAACGGGACAGGAAATTCCGTGAGGAAGAGCAGCTCCGCAGACAGGAACTAGAGCAGGAGCAGAGGCGCCAGGAACGGGACAGGAAATTCCGTGAGGAAGAGCAGCTCCGCAGACAGGAACTAGAGCAGGAGCAGAGGCGCCAGGAACGGGACAGGAAATTCCGTGAGGAAGAGCAGTTTCGCAGACAGGAGCTAGAGCAGGAGCAGAGGCGCCAGGAACGGGAGAGGAAATTCCGTGAGGAGGAGCAACTGCGCAGACAGGAACTAGAGCAGGAGCGGAGGCGCCAGGAACGGGACAGGAAATTCCGTGAGGAAGAGCAGCTCCGCAGACAGGAGCGAGAAGGGCAGCGGTACCGTCAAGAAATCGACTCGCAAACGCCGGGCCAGCTCCGAGACAGGCAGTCCAGAGAGGAAGACAAAAGTCGTAGGCAGGCCCAGGAATTTAGCTCACGACAAATTTCTAAACCAATTGTCCGTTCCAGCCCACTCTATGAATATATTCAAGAACAAAGGTCCCAATATCGTCCATAG